In Henningerozyma blattae CBS 6284 chromosome 6, complete genome, the following are encoded in one genomic region:
- the TBLA0F03500 gene encoding uncharacterized protein (similar to Saccharomyces cerevisiae PES4 (YFR023W) and MIP6 (YHR015W); ancestral locus Anc_1.357) has product MFDPNEKKKYFSSKKNKNNGEEEILKNIPFNVNSGRNNSYQSNFEHLNNDTFNVEPFTNQINSQDFKNGFNYSQKFSKFDNDSSHKRKNYEYFKNNYKTENPNSFILEDIYEKTDYLIGQNLNENNWIDSNNWHSTKIKNKLLKNGTLTSVPHNFSSSNTNTLSSSYSNTNSDNTGINSKYTLDTNTHSKTDSDSNSNSNTLSIGSFDNFVKIDNKNIDNSNNVIKMKNITNFEKCTALFIKNLDSIITEKDLNTYFKKYVSFVSSKLCKDSKTQNSLGYGYLNFKDNFEIEKIIDENCYKKNIFNNKKEIIIMPSIRDKTSLQNFGTNVFFKNLPTENPLLTTRFFYDYFKKFGKIISCKIEFEKKIGFIFFKKETDAKNAIEQSNGQKFLNDVIYCNIHFNKIIRNLKFEQNIVKNPVPNEIRHNLTIEPKLTPIKNTIHISNLPNYILKKDILRFMPKSVDKKDIIVKTQDKTTNLREVFIKFNDLNDSTVTFGKLKDCEFEGKTLTVDLISFPKTLEKLANASSPAKLRVYLENLSVVCNPEFLKYLTVQEKIDVKDIIITSYIQDPLTFFGYISCKESKDALKLYKFLKGRLVGGSIINTSWESHEPLNAIKIEVNKDENISEIKTSTNSEAKASEENSNVLKRPMDPTNVKVYPDYIICLKKFSPPKIPYYSEFKTRRQIIDQLKKKIREKIEFIKFPFATREENLTCIAEFIFDIYWNGDGKNILLFLNQVKYIPQTRQLFLQQIEEAASVLGFGRT; this is encoded by the coding sequence ATGTTTGatccaaatgaaaaaaagaaatatttttcttctaagaaaaacaaaaataatggtGAAGAGGAAATTCTGAAAAATATTCCTTTCAATGTTAATTCCGGACGAAATAATTCATATCAATCAAATTTTGAACATTTGAATAATGATACATTTAACGTAGAACCCTTTACGaatcaaattaattctCAAGATTTCAAAAACGGTTTTAACTATAGTCAAAAATTCTCcaaatttgataatgatagCTCCCataaaaggaaaaattatgaatattttaaaaataattataaaactGAGAATCCAAATAGCTTTATCCTTGAAGATATTTACGAGAAAActgattatttaattggCCAAAATTTAAACGAAAACAATTGGATAGATTCGAACAATTGGCATTCTacaaagattaaaaataaattattaaagaatggAACACTAACTTCAGTTCCACATAATTTCTCAAGTTCAAATACCAATACACTCTCCAGTTCATATTCAAATACGAATAGTGATAACACTGGTatcaattcaaaatatacGTTAGATACCAATACACACTCCAAAACGGATTCTGATTCGAATTCGAATTCAAACACACTTTCAATTGGCAGCtttgataattttgttaaaattgataataagaatattgataattccaataacgttataaaaatgaaaaatataacaaattTTGAGAAATGTACAGCtctatttataaaaaaccTAGATTCAATAATAACTGAGAAAGATTTGAACacttattttaaaaaatatgtttCATTTGTTTCTTCTAAGCTATGTAAAGATTCCAAGACTCAAAACTCTTTAGGATATGggtatttaaattttaaggataattttgaaattgaaaagataattgatgaaaactgttacaaaaaaaatatctttaataataaaaaagaaattattattatgccATCAATTAGAGATAAAACATCTCTACAGAATTTCGGAACAAATGTATTTTTTAAGAACTTACCAACAGAAAATCCTTTGCTAACAACAAGATTCttttatgattattttaaaaaatttggtaaaattatttcatgtaagattgaatttgaaaaaaaaattggttttattttctttaagaAAGAAACAGATGCAAAAAATGCAATTGAACAATCAAATGGTCAAAAGTTTTTGAATGACGTGATTTACTGTAATAtccattttaataaaattataagaaatttaaaatttgaacaAAATATAGTTAAAAATCCCGTTCCTAATGAAATTAGACATAATTTGACTATTGAACCCAAATTAACACCCATTAAAAACACTATccatatttcaaatttaccaaattATATACTGAAAAAGGATATTTTACGGTTTATGCCAAAATCGGTAGATAAGAAAGATATAATTGTTAAGACACAAGATAAAACCACAAATTTAAGAGAagtatttataaaattcaatGATTTGAATGATTCTACAGTAACATTCGGTAAATTAAAAGACTGTGAATTCGAAGGGAAAACATTAACTGTagatttaatatctttcCCTAAGactttagaaaaattagcaAACGCATCATCACCAGCAAAACTAAGGgtatatttagaaaatctAAGCGTTGTTTGCAATCCGGAGTTTTTGAAGTATTTGACAGtgcaagaaaaaattgatgtgaaagatataataattacatCCTATATTCAAGATCCCTTAACCTTTTTTGGCTATATATCATGCAAAGAAAGTAAGGATGcattgaaattatataaatttctCAAAGGCAGATTAGTTGGTggtagtattattaataccTCTTGGGAATCACATGAACCTTTAAATgcaattaaaatagaagtgaataaagatgaaaatataaGCGAAATTAAAACTAGTACAAACTCTGAAGCCAAAGCTTCTGAGGAAAATAGTAATGTCCTTAAAAGACCTATGGATCCAACTAATGTTAAAGTATATCCagattatattatttgtctCAAGAAATTTTCACCGCCAAAAATACCTTATTACTcagaatttaaaacaagaaGACAAATTATTGATCAactgaaaaagaaaattagggaaaaaattgaatttattaagtTTCCATTTGCTACAAGAGAGGAAAATCTAACTTGTATCGcagaatttatatttgatatttattgGAATGGGGACGGAAAGAATATTCTACTATTCTTAAATCaagtaaaatatattcctCAAACTAGACAATTATTCCTTCAACAGATTGAAGAGGCAGCAAGTGTTTTAGGATTTGGAAGAACTTAG
- the TBLA0F03510 gene encoding uncharacterized protein, whose product MEILLCHHLHLMYLLNSEITTVRRITTQQLLMNVIKPSKKYKVNEALQSLTPLGKNDNNFERWNNSIEELIEFIPIVKIVLENQKPSPRFKDTKLIRKILERKVKEALMRTVEEDEYVKKSVENKSCIEKVQWIRDRNANNSMKIKAEDFSSTYKLINGEEKCEDLSKCYERTMLQIEATFGSKPQYILPVIILNGILRFKDSIGKLPLSSEQIKKLFIEEANTDTIENSKFSEEMANRITPYIQILNKFSNDQINFTLDTQTYRESVHPSE is encoded by the coding sequence ATGgagatattattatgtcACCATCTACACCTGATGTATTTACTCAACTCTGAAATTACTACGGTGAGAAGGATTACAACCCAACAATTACTGATGAATGTAATAAAGCCCTCCAAAAAATACAAAGTGAATGAAGCATTGCAAAGCTTAACTCCTTTAGGCAAAAATGATAACAACTTTGAAAGATGGAATAATTCCATTGAGGAATTAATTGAGTTTATTCCAATCGTAAAAATAGTACTCGAAAATCAAAAACCAAGCCCAAGATTTAAAGACACAAAGCTGATTAGAAAAATTCTAGAAAGGAAAGTCAAAGAAGCATTGATGAGAACAGTAGAAGAAGATGAGTATGTGAAGAAAAGTGTTGAAAACAAAAGTTGTATTGAAAAAGTTCAATGGATTAGAGATAGAAATGCCAATAAttcaatgaaaataaaggCTGAAGACTTTTCATCAACCTACAAACTGATAAATGGAGAAGAAAAATGTGAGGACCTATCAAAATGTTATGAAAGAACAATGTTGCAGATAGAAGCAACATTCGGATCAAAACCACAATATATATTGCCGGTGATCATTCTCAATGGCATATTAAGATTTAAAGACTCAATTGGGAAATTACCCTTGTCTTCAGAGCAAATTAAGAAACtatttattgaagaagCAAACACCGATACAATAGAAAATTCCAAATTCTCAGAAGAAATGGCAAATAGAATTACACCATACATTCAAAtcttaaataaattcaGTAATGATCAAATAAACTTCACACTTGATACACAAACTTATCGTGAATCAGTTCACCCAAGTGAATGA
- the TBLA0F03520 gene encoding uncharacterized protein, with translation MQDEANYWMILNNQTQTSIGANLSNNLYICTLPIMIDYCFTAPTIPKYMDLEVFSAKVNRYSNLGKFIANEDFVPTSDTAALLNRIN, from the coding sequence ATGCAAGATGAAGCAAACTACTGGATGATATTGAACAATCAAACACAAACGTCAATAGGTgcaaatttatcaaataactTATATATCTGCACTTTGCCTATTATGATAGACTACTGCTTCACAGCGCCAACTATCCCTAAATATATGGATCTTGAAGTATTCTCTGCTAAAGTGAACCGCTATTCTAACTTGGGCAAATTCATAGCAAATGAAGACTTTGTTCCAACATCAGACACTGCCGCACTTTTGAATAGGATAAATTGA